Proteins encoded in a region of the Zea mays cultivar B73 chromosome 2, Zm-B73-REFERENCE-NAM-5.0, whole genome shotgun sequence genome:
- the LOC100283775 gene encoding gibberellin receptor GID1L2 yields MPKLSCRVLFAALLIASLAALLVRFPIHRLLNPHAAMDPDSELEFEMPGVLRVYKTGRVERFDGTETVPPCPDGDPANGVASKDIVLDPAAGISARLYLPAGVDAGKKLPVVVFFHGGAFMVHTAASPLYHIYAASLAAAVPAVVVSVDYRLAPEHRIPAAYDDAFAALKAVIAACRADGAEAEAEPWLAAHGDASRIVLAGDSAGGNMAHNVAIRLRKEGGIEGYGDMVSGVVLLYPYFWGKEPLGAEPTDPGYRAMFDPTWEFICGGKFGLDHPYVNPMASPEEWRQLGSRRVLVTTADQCWFVERARAYAEGIKKCGWEGELEFYETKGEAHVFFLPKHGSEKAVKELALVAEFVRRC; encoded by the coding sequence ATGCCCAAACTGTCGTGTCGGGTGCTCTTTGCGGCTCTTCTCATCGCTTCGCTAGCCGCTCTGCTCGTCCGGTTCCCGATCCACAGGCTCCTCAATCCCCACGCCGCCATGGACCCCGACTCCGAGCTCGAGTTCGAGATGCCCGGCGTCTTGCGTGTGTACAAGACCGGCCGCGTCGAGCGCTTCGACGGCACCGAGACCGTCCCGCCCTGCCCCGATGGCGATCCCGCCAACGGCGTCGCGTCCAAGGACATCGTCCTGGACCCCGCCGCAGGCATCTCCGCCCGCCTCTacctacccgcgggagtggatgcCGGGAAGAAGCTCCCCGTCGTTGTGTTCTTCCACGGCGGTGCGTTCATGGTCCACACCGCCGCCTCCCCGCTGTACCACATCTACGCCGCCTCCCTCGCTGCCGCGGTGCCCGCCGTCGTCGTCTCCGTTGACTACCGCCTAGCGCCCGAGCACCGCATCCCCGCCGCCTACGACGACGCATTCGCGGCCTTGAAGGCGGTCATCGCCGCGTGCCGCGCGGATGGCGCCGAGGCGGAAGCTGAGCCCTGGCTCGCCGCTCACGGCGACGCCTCCCGCATCGTCCTTGCGGGGGACAGCGCCGGCGGTAACATGGCGCACAACGTGGCGATAAGGCTGCGCAAGGAAGGCGGCATCGAGGGTTACGGCGACATGGTCAGCGGCGTCGTCCTCCTGTACCCTTATTTCTGGGGGAAGGAGCCGCTGGGCGCGGAGCCCACGGATCCCGGCTACCGCGCAATGTTCGATCCCACTTGGGAATTCATCTGCGGCGGAAAGTTCGGCCTCGACCACCCCTACGTCAACCCAATGGCATCGCCGGAGGAGTGGAGGCAGCTTGGTTCCCGCCGCGTGCTGGTGACCACGGCGGACCAGTGCTGGttcgtggagagggcaagggcttaCGCAGAGGGAATCAAGAAGTGCGGCTGGGAGGGGGAGCTCGAGTTCTACGAGACCAAGGGTGAGGCGCACGTCTTCTTCTTGCCTAAACACGGCAGCGAAAAAGCCGTGAAGGAGCTCGCCCTCGTGGCCGAATTCGTCCGGCGCTGTTGA
- the LOC103647491 gene encoding tuliposide A-converting enzyme 1, chloroplastic codes for MAGSGANDDEVIFEMAQFIRVYKSGRVERYFGSDPVPASTDTATGVASKDRAVSPDVAVRLYLPPPAKDTEDNGGSSKKLPILVYFHGGGFCLHTAFNFVFHAYLTSLAARARAIVVSVEYRLAPEHPLPAAYDDSWRALLWVASHATGSGEELWLTDHGDFSRLCVGGDSAGANIAHHMAMRAGAEPLPHGARISGAAIVHPYFLGADRVASEETDPALAENVVTMWRVVCPGTTGLDDPWINPLAAGAPGLEGLACARVLVCLAEKDVARDRGRAYAAELRASGWAGEVEVVEVNGQGHCFHLVDFACSDAVAQDDAIARFVNLY; via the coding sequence ATGGCCGGCTCCGGCGCCAACGACGATGAGGTCATCTTCGAGATGGCGCAGTTCATCCGCGTCTACAAGAGCGGCCGCGTGGAGCGCTACTTCGGCTCCGACCCCGTCCCGGCCTCCACAGACACCGCCACGGGCGTCGCCTCTAAGGACCGCGCCGTCTCCCCAGACGTCGCCGTCCGCCTCTACCTCCCGCCGCCCGCCAAGGATACCGAAGACAACGGCGGAAGCAGTAAGAAGCTTCCAATCCTCGTGTACTTCCACGGCGGCGGCTTCTGCCTCCACACCGCCTTCAACTTCGTCTTCCACGCCTACCTGACCTCCCTCGCCGCGCGTGCCCGCGCCATCGTCGTCTCCGTCGAGTACCGCCTCGCGCCCGAGCACCCGCTCCCCGCCGCGTACGACGACTCCTGGCGGGCGCTCCTCTGGGTCGCATCCCACGCCACTGGATCCGGTGAGGAACTCTGGCTCACCGACCACGGCGACTTCTCCCGCTTGTGCGTCGGCGGCGATAGCGCGGGCGCCAACATCGCGCACCACATGGCGATGCGCGCCGGCGCCGAGCCCCTCCCGCACGGCGCCCGCATCAGCGGCGCCGCAATCGTGCACCCCTACTTCCTCGGAGCCGACCGGGTGGCCTCCGAGGAGACGGACCCCGCGCTGGCCGAGAACGTGGTGACCATGTGGCGTGTGGTGTGCCCCGGTACCACAGGCTTGGACGACCCCTGGATCAACCCGCTCGCGGCCGGCGCGCCTGGGCTGGAGGGGCTCGCGTGCGCGCGCGTCCTCGTGTGCCTCGCCGAGAAGGACGTGGCCCGCGACCGGGGACGCGCGTACGCCGCGGAGCTTAGGGCCAGCGGATGGGCTGGGGAGGTGGAGGTGGTCGAGGTGAACGGGCAGGGTCACTGCTTCCACCTCGTCGACTTCGCGTGCTCCGATGCTGTCGCGCAGGACGACGCCATTGCGAGATTTGTTAACCTGTACTAG